The following proteins come from a genomic window of Edaphobacter sp. 4G125:
- a CDS encoding ABC transporter ATP-binding protein, translating to MAESIIEIEQLTKIFYTDEIETHALSGVHLQINRGEYVAMSGPSGCGKSTLLSIIGLLDTPTGGRYQLNDKEVANLDFADRSRIRNQEIGFIFQSFNLIGDLSVAENVELPLTYRAGMPAAERQKRVKESLERVNMAHRMRHYPAQLSGGQQQRVAVARALAGSPSILLADEPTGNLDSKNGEAVMKLLKELHDEGATICMVTHDPRFAAHAERQIHLFDGKVVAEGELSQLMAEA from the coding sequence ATGGCGGAGTCAATTATCGAGATCGAGCAGCTGACGAAGATCTTCTACACGGATGAGATCGAGACACACGCGCTTTCAGGCGTGCATCTACAAATCAATCGCGGAGAGTATGTGGCGATGTCAGGGCCTTCCGGCTGCGGCAAGTCGACGCTGCTTTCAATCATCGGGTTGCTGGATACACCGACCGGCGGACGCTACCAATTAAATGACAAAGAAGTGGCCAACCTGGACTTCGCCGACCGATCGCGGATTCGCAACCAGGAGATCGGTTTTATCTTCCAGAGCTTCAATCTGATTGGCGATCTCAGCGTGGCGGAGAATGTAGAACTTCCGCTGACGTATCGTGCGGGCATGCCTGCGGCCGAACGTCAGAAGAGAGTCAAAGAGTCTCTGGAGCGGGTGAACATGGCCCATCGGATGCGGCACTATCCAGCGCAGCTCTCGGGTGGTCAGCAGCAGAGAGTCGCTGTAGCCCGTGCACTGGCAGGTTCGCCTTCAATCCTGCTCGCGGACGAGCCTACAGGAAATCTCGACTCGAAGAATGGCGAGGCCGTGATGAAGTTGCTGAAGGAACTGCATGACGAAGGAGCGACGATCTGCATGGTGACGCACGATCCGCGTTTTGCCGCGCACGCGGAGCGTCAGATTCATCTGTTCGATGGCAAGGTGGTTGCGGAAGGAGAGCTAAGCCAGTTGATGGCGGAGGCGTAG
- a CDS encoding ABC transporter ATP-binding protein — translation MIELRNIERSYKAGHTETWVLRRINLTIQPWEFVTIMGPSGAGKSSLLNVLGMLDDQWKGEFDFDGEAVHRMNRKQRADLARRRIGMVFQSYHLLDDLTVAENIDLPLSYKDIPRAERQGMVADTLDRFQIVGKKDLYPHQLSGGQQQLVGIARAMIHKPSLLLADEPTGNLQSKQAKEIMEMFRQLNEEGTTIVQVTHSEANAAYGTRTIELRDGWVYSDTAGTVAGAAEEVNQ, via the coding sequence ATGATTGAGCTGAGGAACATTGAGCGCAGCTACAAAGCTGGGCATACAGAGACATGGGTTTTGCGCCGCATCAACCTGACGATTCAGCCGTGGGAATTTGTGACCATTATGGGGCCGTCGGGAGCGGGCAAATCCTCGCTGTTGAATGTGTTGGGCATGCTGGACGACCAGTGGAAGGGTGAGTTCGATTTCGATGGCGAGGCCGTTCATCGGATGAACCGCAAGCAGCGCGCCGACCTGGCGCGCAGACGCATCGGCATGGTCTTTCAGAGCTATCACCTGCTGGACGATCTGACGGTCGCGGAGAACATCGACCTTCCGCTCTCGTACAAGGACATTCCTCGAGCGGAGCGCCAGGGTATGGTGGCCGATACTCTGGACCGATTCCAGATTGTGGGCAAGAAGGATCTGTATCCACATCAGCTCTCGGGCGGACAGCAGCAACTGGTAGGAATTGCGCGCGCGATGATCCACAAGCCGTCGCTGTTGCTAGCTGATGAACCCACGGGAAATCTGCAATCGAAACAAGCGAAGGAGATCATGGAGATGTTCCGGCAGTTGAATGAGGAAGGCACGACGATCGTACAAGTGACACATTCGGAGGCCAATGCTGCCTATGGCACGCGCACGATCGAGCTGCGGGACGGATGGGTCTACTCCGATACAGCGGGTACGGTTGCCGGTGCGGCCGAGGAGGTGAACCAGTGA
- a CDS encoding TolC family protein: MRSFFPRSVSAFLLLAIPSWGQATQAPTLRLDIPHSHNPINAYRATLVPEPNLANTPRIDTLVHDGVLELSLKDAILLALENNLDLAIARYNIPIAEADILRTRAGASFRGVNTGVVQNTPGGGAGGFGSGASGAGAGGTSSGAGGAGSGASGLVTSTLGAGTNVPSFDPSLTGTFNNEHYTQPLSNISIYGVPLLQQNTTEGNLSYTQAFPTGTTLSAVFQNNRGATNSPRSYLNPTLNTYYHIALQQQLLAGFGFGPNLRYLRIAKNNQKISDQAFKLQVITTITQIANMYWDLVAAYEDAGVKNRALDFAKQTLDSGRKQLALQAIPAMDVMKDEAEVANREQDLTIAKTTLQFQELLMKNALTKNLDDPILEAMPVRPTDSSATMNTQTGGSTEEDIVLALRDRIELSESNIDLENREISRSAARNALLPTVALTAFYGGTGLAGPQNPAAGIPSTAPPDWGGALHNAFNNSAPDYYVGLSLNVPIRNRVAKSDQYRSELETRQAELRLQQLKKQIRIEVRNAEYALEQSKARVESARKARDLAQKTFDITAKEQELGAGSNYQTLTARRDLSAAESALVAAMTAYQKAKIELDRSLGTTLDANQISIESARTGVAPSGQ, translated from the coding sequence GTGAGGAGTTTCTTTCCCCGTTCTGTGAGTGCATTTCTTCTGCTCGCGATTCCCTCGTGGGGACAGGCGACACAGGCCCCAACGCTGCGGCTGGATATTCCGCACTCCCACAACCCAATTAATGCCTATCGAGCCACGCTGGTACCGGAGCCGAACCTGGCGAATACTCCGCGGATCGACACACTGGTGCATGATGGCGTGCTGGAGCTAAGCCTGAAAGATGCGATCTTGCTGGCGCTGGAGAACAATCTCGACCTTGCGATTGCGCGATACAACATTCCTATCGCCGAGGCGGACATCCTTCGTACACGCGCTGGCGCTTCATTCCGTGGTGTGAATACAGGCGTGGTCCAGAATACGCCTGGAGGCGGCGCTGGAGGGTTTGGCTCGGGAGCGAGCGGTGCTGGAGCTGGAGGAACCTCGAGCGGTGCCGGCGGCGCTGGTTCGGGAGCGTCAGGATTGGTGACCTCAACGCTCGGTGCAGGAACCAATGTCCCATCGTTCGATCCGTCATTAACTGGGACGTTTAATAATGAGCACTACACTCAGCCACTCTCGAATATTTCAATCTATGGCGTTCCTTTGTTACAACAGAATACGACGGAGGGAAATCTTAGCTATACGCAGGCTTTCCCAACCGGGACAACATTATCAGCGGTGTTTCAAAACAATCGCGGGGCGACGAACAGCCCAAGAAGCTATCTGAATCCAACGTTGAATACTTACTATCACATTGCTTTGCAGCAGCAGTTGTTGGCAGGATTTGGTTTTGGCCCTAATCTTCGTTATCTGCGAATTGCGAAGAACAACCAGAAGATTTCTGATCAGGCGTTCAAGCTACAGGTAATTACGACGATCACGCAGATCGCTAATATGTATTGGGATTTGGTCGCCGCTTACGAAGACGCAGGCGTGAAGAACCGCGCACTCGATTTCGCAAAGCAGACGCTGGATAGCGGACGCAAGCAGCTTGCCCTGCAGGCGATTCCGGCAATGGATGTGATGAAGGATGAAGCTGAGGTTGCGAACCGCGAACAGGACCTTACGATTGCGAAGACAACCCTTCAGTTCCAGGAACTTCTGATGAAGAATGCTCTGACCAAAAATCTGGATGATCCTATCCTGGAGGCGATGCCGGTTCGTCCCACTGATTCAAGTGCAACGATGAATACTCAGACGGGGGGCTCAACCGAGGAAGATATTGTGCTTGCCTTACGCGATCGGATTGAATTGAGCGAATCGAACATCGATCTCGAAAACCGCGAGATCAGCCGCAGTGCAGCCCGTAATGCATTGTTGCCCACGGTTGCATTGACTGCGTTCTACGGTGGAACCGGCCTTGCGGGACCACAGAATCCCGCTGCGGGAATTCCTTCAACTGCACCTCCCGATTGGGGTGGAGCATTACATAATGCGTTCAATAATTCTGCTCCGGACTACTATGTGGGACTTTCTCTCAATGTGCCAATTCGCAACCGTGTAGCAAAATCAGATCAGTACAGGTCGGAGTTGGAGACTCGGCAGGCCGAACTGCGTTTGCAACAACTGAAGAAGCAGATTCGCATCGAAGTTCGCAATGCGGAGTATGCGTTGGAACAGAGTAAAGCGCGTGTGGAATCCGCCCGCAAGGCGCGCGATCTGGCTCAGAAGACATTCGATATCACGGCGAAGGAACAGGAGCTGGGTGCAGGTTCCAACTATCAAACCCTGACGGCGCGCCGTGATTTGTCGGCAGCCGAGTCGGCCTTGGTGGCAGCGATGACGGCATACCAGAAGGCGAAGATCGAATTAGATCGCTCGTTAGGGACGACGCTGGATGCGAACCAAATTTCGATAGAATCGGCGAGGACGGGTGTTGCCCCGAGCGGTCAGTAA
- a CDS encoding ABC transporter permease, translated as MNRLMQDVKFALRQLRKAPGFTITAVITLALGIGANAAIFTLVHAVLLKNLPVADPSLLVRVGDRDDCCVNGGVPDENNYSIFASELYEHLRDNSPEFENLAAMQAGVGDGGITARSARPGDLPKAMRGEMVTGNYFQVLGLNPYAGRLIVPSDDVPGAPMGVVMSYQAWQRDYGSDPSVVGSKFTLNTYPVTILGITPPAFYGDRMTDSPPDFYIPMVLEPQLGPAYPTSLLHRRGANWLYLLGKVKPGTNVAQLQAKMSASLRNYLATLDNYKKEGMAKNLADSHVVLTPGGAGIANMQQEFGKGLRLLITISALVLLIACANIANLVLVRGMARRAETSIRMALGAQRKRLIRQMLTESIVLSCIGGFAGLLIAFGGTKLLLAMAFPQATSLPIEASPSLVVLAFAFGLSLLTGLVFGIAPAWITSHSQPAEALRGSNRSTGDSAGWLQKSLVILQAALSLVLLVGAGLMAKSLNKLQNQDFGVITENRVVAHFSPENAGYKQEQLQALYDRIDQNLHALPGVEKASLSLYTPLEGNNWGEGVFIQGRPEPRVGDHIGASWLRVSPEYFDIVGHRVLRGRGVTVHDTATSAPVVVVNETFVKKFFPHGEDPIGAHFGVSGMESVGDWEIVGVVSDIKYNNLRNPTRPMYFRPLLQVAHTKPEDDIRSLYAGAIMLQTKGQVDGLESQIRRTLANIDPNLTITRYETFAEQIHGQFNQERLIARLTLMFGLLALILASVGLYGVTAYSVARRTPEIGVRMALGANRSSVVGMVLKEAMLQAGIGLAIGIPVAWICARFVQSQLYGVGGHDAMVLAGAILVLVCAACIAGLIPAQRAASTDPVKALRTE; from the coding sequence ATGAACCGATTGATGCAGGACGTAAAGTTTGCGCTGCGGCAGCTGCGAAAGGCCCCGGGGTTCACAATCACGGCTGTCATCACGCTTGCTCTGGGAATTGGAGCAAACGCGGCGATCTTTACGCTTGTTCATGCGGTTTTGCTGAAGAACCTTCCGGTTGCGGATCCTTCCTTGCTAGTTCGGGTTGGTGATCGAGATGACTGCTGTGTGAATGGTGGAGTGCCGGATGAGAACAACTATTCCATCTTCGCCTCGGAGTTGTATGAACATCTCCGCGATAATTCGCCCGAGTTTGAAAACCTTGCGGCGATGCAGGCGGGTGTCGGAGACGGTGGGATCACAGCGCGAAGTGCACGCCCAGGCGATCTGCCAAAGGCGATGCGGGGAGAGATGGTCACGGGCAATTATTTTCAGGTTCTCGGCCTGAATCCCTATGCGGGCAGATTGATCGTGCCTTCGGATGATGTTCCTGGTGCGCCGATGGGCGTGGTGATGAGTTATCAGGCTTGGCAGCGCGATTACGGATCGGATCCATCCGTGGTGGGGAGCAAGTTCACATTGAACACATATCCCGTGACGATCCTCGGTATCACTCCGCCTGCGTTCTACGGAGACCGCATGACGGATTCTCCTCCGGACTTCTATATTCCGATGGTTCTCGAGCCTCAACTGGGGCCTGCTTATCCGACAAGCCTTCTGCACCGCCGAGGAGCAAATTGGCTCTATCTACTGGGCAAGGTTAAACCGGGCACGAACGTTGCGCAGCTTCAGGCAAAGATGAGTGCTTCGCTGCGGAATTATCTGGCGACACTGGATAACTACAAGAAAGAAGGGATGGCCAAGAACCTTGCCGATTCGCATGTAGTGCTGACACCTGGAGGCGCAGGCATTGCCAATATGCAGCAGGAGTTCGGTAAGGGGTTACGGCTTCTGATCACGATCTCGGCGTTGGTGTTGTTGATTGCCTGCGCGAACATTGCCAACCTTGTGCTGGTGCGCGGTATGGCGCGTCGTGCAGAGACTTCGATTCGCATGGCGCTGGGTGCGCAGAGAAAGAGACTGATTCGGCAGATGCTCACGGAGAGCATTGTGCTGTCATGCATCGGCGGTTTTGCGGGATTACTGATTGCTTTCGGAGGGACAAAGCTGTTGTTGGCCATGGCGTTCCCACAGGCCACGAGCCTTCCGATTGAGGCGAGTCCTTCGCTTGTGGTGCTGGCATTTGCCTTTGGGTTGTCATTGCTGACAGGACTGGTTTTTGGAATTGCTCCAGCCTGGATCACATCACATTCGCAGCCGGCTGAGGCTCTGCGTGGATCGAATCGATCGACAGGTGACAGTGCTGGATGGTTGCAGAAGTCGCTGGTGATTCTGCAAGCGGCACTTTCGCTGGTGTTGCTGGTTGGCGCTGGTCTGATGGCGAAGAGTCTGAATAAACTGCAGAACCAGGACTTCGGCGTGATCACTGAGAATCGTGTGGTCGCGCACTTCAGCCCAGAGAATGCTGGCTACAAACAGGAACAACTCCAGGCACTCTACGACAGGATCGATCAGAACCTCCATGCATTACCAGGTGTGGAGAAGGCATCTCTTTCGCTCTACACACCGTTGGAAGGAAATAACTGGGGTGAGGGCGTGTTTATTCAGGGGCGTCCAGAACCCAGAGTGGGAGATCACATTGGCGCCTCATGGCTGAGGGTGAGTCCGGAGTACTTCGACATCGTGGGCCATCGTGTACTTCGCGGGCGCGGAGTAACCGTGCACGATACGGCGACGTCAGCTCCCGTGGTTGTCGTGAATGAGACATTTGTGAAGAAGTTCTTTCCGCATGGAGAGGATCCGATTGGAGCGCACTTTGGTGTATCCGGTATGGAGAGTGTAGGCGACTGGGAGATTGTAGGAGTTGTCTCAGACATCAAATACAACAATCTGCGAAATCCAACCCGGCCGATGTACTTCCGTCCACTATTGCAGGTTGCGCACACTAAGCCGGAAGACGATATCCGATCGCTTTATGCCGGAGCGATCATGTTGCAGACCAAAGGACAAGTGGACGGGTTGGAATCGCAGATACGCAGAACGCTCGCCAACATTGATCCCAATCTGACGATCACGCGATACGAGACCTTCGCAGAACAGATCCACGGACAGTTCAATCAGGAGCGATTGATTGCCCGGCTCACATTAATGTTTGGCCTGCTGGCCCTGATTCTTGCCTCTGTTGGTTTGTATGGAGTGACGGCGTATTCCGTAGCGAGGCGTACACCGGAGATTGGCGTGCGGATGGCGTTAGGTGCAAACCGCAGCAGCGTGGTCGGCATGGTGCTAAAAGAAGCGATGCTACAGGCAGGTATCGGTCTTGCAATTGGAATTCCGGTGGCATGGATATGTGCGAGGTTTGTGCAGTCACAACTGTATGGTGTAGGTGGGCACGATGCGATGGTTCTGGCAGGAGCAATTCTAGTGCTGGTATGCGCGGCATGCATTGCTGGGTTGATTCCAGCACAACGAGCGGCATCGACAGATCCGGTAAAGGCGCTGCGAACAGAATAA
- a CDS encoding IclR family transcriptional regulator has product MRSAAARPVNVKPQGKRYYPTPALEKGLDILELFASNPEGMTVSEVARRLNRTMSEIFRMLLCLEHRGYLAQSASKDRYHLTLRLFRLGQEHPPTKRMVTEALPVMHAVAHKLRQSCHLGVLDGGHVVILAQVDSPESTGFYVKVGSKVDLMHAATGHVILAHQTPDACERAIQEWVRETDKKKPADLDDHLEKIRSRGYERRASYEVTGVVNISFPVLNSQGNAIAGLTVPYVKRIEDTVSVQEIIDALSEASRQISEAMGASTEEPLQKPSDAPKKSSRSKK; this is encoded by the coding sequence ATGCGATCTGCTGCAGCTCGACCCGTAAACGTTAAACCCCAGGGAAAACGCTATTATCCGACGCCCGCGCTCGAGAAGGGGCTGGACATTCTTGAGCTCTTTGCCAGCAACCCTGAAGGGATGACTGTCAGCGAGGTGGCGCGTCGGTTGAACCGCACGATGTCGGAGATCTTCCGCATGCTGCTTTGCCTGGAGCATCGCGGATATCTAGCGCAGTCGGCCAGCAAGGATCGCTATCACCTGACACTGCGATTGTTCCGGTTGGGGCAGGAGCATCCTCCGACTAAGCGCATGGTCACCGAGGCGCTTCCGGTGATGCATGCGGTCGCTCATAAGCTGCGTCAGTCCTGCCATCTTGGAGTCCTCGATGGAGGTCACGTCGTCATCCTGGCGCAGGTGGACTCCCCGGAATCTACCGGATTTTATGTTAAGGTCGGTTCGAAGGTAGACCTGATGCACGCCGCAACGGGCCATGTCATCCTGGCTCACCAGACCCCTGATGCCTGCGAACGCGCGATCCAGGAATGGGTACGGGAGACGGACAAGAAGAAGCCCGCCGATCTGGACGATCATCTCGAGAAGATTCGCTCCCGCGGTTATGAGCGTCGGGCGAGTTATGAGGTGACAGGAGTCGTAAATATTAGCTTCCCCGTCTTGAACTCGCAGGGCAATGCGATCGCCGGACTGACGGTGCCTTACGTGAAACGGATTGAAGACACGGTCAGCGTTCAAGAGATCATTGATGCGCTAAGCGAGGCCAGTCGCCAGATCTCTGAGGCGATGGGCGCTTCGACAGAAGAGCCACTCCAAAAGCCGTCGGACGCGCCAAAGAAATCTTCCCGATCCAAGAAGTAG
- a CDS encoding ComEC/Rec2 family competence protein, with translation MKWQRWVGMIGLVGWMSLAGWCQSPKGVVGKLKVYFVDVEGGQATLFVTPASQSLLIDTGWGDNEGRDADRIAAVAKDAGLKKIDYVLITHFHEDHVGGIPQLLDRVKVGAFIDHGSNREDAPAAQRGYATYEKEIAANKIKRIIAKPGDVLPIVGMKAVVVSADGELISASLEGGGAVNPFCKDAETRPADTTENSRSLGVQITFGKLRLLDLGDLTWDKEMELVCPANKLGRMDVYIVSHHGWDHSSSPAMVDAISPRVAIMDNGERKGGSASVLDTIQKSPGLETLWQLHFSEEGGEEHNTEDEYIANLEGQENGNFLELISAGDGTFDVFNSRTGKMKRYGSTPSPSVAPHISAPDVNP, from the coding sequence ATGAAGTGGCAGAGATGGGTGGGCATGATCGGGCTGGTTGGGTGGATGAGTCTGGCTGGCTGGTGCCAAAGTCCCAAAGGAGTCGTCGGAAAGCTGAAGGTCTACTTCGTGGATGTGGAGGGAGGGCAAGCTACCTTATTTGTCACTCCTGCCAGTCAGTCGCTGCTGATTGATACAGGTTGGGGGGACAACGAGGGGCGTGACGCCGATCGAATTGCGGCAGTAGCCAAAGATGCCGGGCTGAAGAAGATCGACTATGTGCTCATCACCCACTTTCATGAAGATCACGTTGGCGGAATTCCACAGCTCCTTGATCGGGTGAAGGTGGGAGCCTTTATCGATCACGGTTCGAACCGCGAGGATGCGCCCGCAGCGCAGCGGGGGTATGCGACATACGAGAAGGAAATCGCTGCCAACAAGATCAAGCGCATTATCGCCAAACCCGGCGACGTGCTTCCTATCGTGGGAATGAAGGCCGTCGTTGTCAGCGCCGATGGCGAACTGATCAGCGCTTCGCTCGAAGGAGGAGGAGCAGTCAATCCCTTTTGCAAGGATGCGGAGACCAGACCAGCCGATACGACCGAGAACTCCCGTTCCCTGGGGGTGCAGATCACATTTGGCAAGTTGCGCCTGCTGGATCTGGGTGACCTGACCTGGGACAAGGAGATGGAGCTTGTCTGTCCGGCGAATAAGCTGGGCCGGATGGATGTCTATATCGTTTCGCACCACGGATGGGACCACAGCTCGAGCCCTGCGATGGTGGATGCAATCAGTCCGCGAGTGGCCATCATGGACAATGGAGAGCGCAAGGGGGGCTCAGCTTCGGTTCTGGATACCATTCAGAAATCTCCTGGGCTGGAGACGCTCTGGCAGCTCCATTTCTCCGAAGAAGGCGGCGAAGAACACAATACGGAAGATGAGTACATCGCCAATCTGGAAGGGCAGGAGAACGGCAATTTTCTGGAATTGATCAGTGCGGGGGATGGCACCTTCGATGTTTTCAACTCCAGAACCGGCAAGATGAAACGTTACGGATCTACTCCATCGCCAAGCGTTGCTCCGCATATCTCCGCACCGGACGTGAACCCGTGA
- a CDS encoding efflux RND transporter periplasmic adaptor subunit, producing the protein MDIQRPDIKKKKVRRQWIVGGIAVLVLATAGFFVSKLKPAAPTVDRATVWTDTVKQGPLLRQVRGPGSLVPREDKIRLIPSETEATVVRIRVLPGAKVEPNTILMDLVDPTVQQELLDAQLQLKAAQTDLTNLKAKLQSDLMTQKAGAATVSADYNQAKLQAQTDKSLYDLGVISGLTYNASKGKADELTTRDEIEKERLVVNERAIATQIAVQQTKVEQAQALLALKQKQQDALSVKAGISGVLSDMSHQVGEHVAPGTTLAKVIQLDQLKASLKIAETQARDIQIGQPSEIDTHNGVIEGKVMRIDPAVVNGTVTVDVELEGALPQGARPDLSVDGTIDLDRMANVLYVGRPAFGNENSMISLFKLSPDGKTAVRVPVKVGKASVNAIQVIEGLQSGDTVILSDMSRWDNTDRIRLE; encoded by the coding sequence ATGGACATTCAGAGACCAGATATCAAGAAGAAGAAGGTTCGGCGGCAGTGGATCGTCGGCGGGATTGCGGTGCTGGTACTGGCGACCGCGGGTTTTTTCGTTTCCAAGCTGAAGCCGGCTGCGCCAACCGTGGATCGGGCGACGGTGTGGACTGACACGGTGAAGCAGGGGCCGCTGCTGCGGCAGGTACGTGGACCAGGATCACTGGTTCCGCGCGAGGATAAGATTCGGCTGATTCCCTCCGAGACGGAGGCGACGGTGGTGCGAATTCGTGTTCTACCGGGTGCGAAGGTCGAGCCGAACACTATTTTGATGGATCTTGTTGATCCGACCGTGCAGCAGGAGTTGCTGGATGCTCAGCTGCAGTTGAAGGCCGCGCAGACCGACCTGACCAACCTGAAGGCAAAGCTGCAGAGCGACTTGATGACCCAGAAGGCCGGAGCCGCAACCGTAAGCGCGGACTATAACCAGGCGAAGCTGCAGGCCCAGACGGATAAGTCGCTGTATGACCTGGGCGTCATCAGCGGCCTGACGTATAACGCTTCGAAGGGCAAGGCCGATGAGCTGACCACGCGCGATGAGATTGAGAAGGAACGCCTTGTGGTGAACGAGAGGGCGATTGCAACCCAGATTGCGGTGCAGCAGACGAAGGTGGAGCAGGCACAGGCGCTCTTGGCCCTGAAACAGAAGCAACAGGATGCGCTGAGCGTAAAGGCGGGGATTAGCGGCGTGCTGTCGGATATGTCGCACCAGGTGGGTGAGCATGTGGCTCCGGGAACGACGTTGGCGAAGGTTATTCAGCTGGATCAACTGAAGGCCAGCCTGAAGATCGCGGAGACGCAGGCAAGAGACATCCAGATCGGACAGCCCTCGGAGATCGATACACATAACGGCGTGATTGAAGGCAAGGTTATGAGAATTGATCCCGCAGTCGTGAACGGAACCGTGACAGTTGACGTAGAACTGGAAGGCGCGCTGCCGCAGGGCGCTCGTCCTGACCTGAGTGTGGATGGGACGATCGATCTGGATCGCATGGCTAATGTGCTGTATGTCGGACGGCCAGCATTCGGAAATGAGAACAGCATGATCAGCCTCTTCAAGCTGAGTCCGGATGGAAAGACCGCGGTACGGGTTCCGGTGAAGGTTGGCAAGGCTTCCGTGAATGCAATTCAGGTGATTGAAGGATTGCAGAGCGGGGATACCGTCATCCTTTCGGACATGAGCCGATGGGATAACACCGACAGGATTCGCCTGGAGTAA
- a CDS encoding sigma-54-dependent transcriptional regulator codes for MVGEEAAKDTRTANQEAPCRLLVADDQPHILEALHLLLQPEGYEFEMVRTPALALEALTRESFDGVLVDLNYTRDTTSGEEGLELVARIREIDSQVPIVVMTAWGNIDLAVKAMRRGAGDFIQKPWENARLLSVLRTQVELYRSQRRAQWLEAENRILRASGTPDFIASAPAMRSVVETIARIGPSDANVLITGEHGTGKEVVAQTLHRLSSRADRTLVAVNTGALPEGTFESELFGHMKGAFTDARADRIGRFELANHGTLFLDEIANIPVRQQAKLLRVLETGEMERVGSSKTQRINVRIISATNADLRAECAAGRFREDLLFRLNTVEIQLPPLRDRREDIPALAAHFMARHATRYRRQLQRFDAAAMQQILQYSWPGNVRELDHTIERAVLMARGERIEAADLGLHTPRSVSGQSLEEMSLETVEAVLIRKALARANGNVSQAADALGLSRGALYRRIEKYGL; via the coding sequence ATGGTGGGAGAAGAAGCGGCAAAGGACACGCGGACAGCGAATCAGGAAGCTCCGTGCAGACTGCTTGTCGCGGACGATCAGCCTCATATTCTTGAGGCTCTTCATCTTTTGTTGCAGCCCGAAGGGTATGAATTCGAGATGGTGCGGACTCCAGCCCTGGCGCTGGAAGCCCTCACCCGCGAGAGTTTTGACGGAGTGCTTGTCGATCTGAACTATACCCGTGACACGACTTCAGGCGAGGAAGGGCTGGAACTCGTCGCCCGTATTCGTGAGATCGATTCCCAGGTGCCTATTGTCGTGATGACGGCATGGGGCAATATCGATCTCGCCGTGAAGGCGATGCGGAGGGGTGCGGGAGACTTCATTCAGAAGCCGTGGGAGAACGCCCGACTGTTGAGCGTCTTGCGCACTCAGGTAGAGCTTTACCGCAGTCAGCGCCGTGCGCAATGGCTGGAGGCGGAGAACAGGATTCTACGTGCGTCCGGCACCCCCGACTTTATTGCTTCGGCTCCCGCAATGCGTTCGGTCGTCGAGACCATTGCAAGAATCGGTCCTTCGGATGCCAATGTCCTTATTACAGGCGAGCATGGCACCGGGAAAGAGGTTGTTGCACAGACGCTGCACCGGCTCTCCTCTCGTGCCGATCGAACCCTGGTTGCGGTCAACACGGGAGCTTTGCCTGAAGGAACCTTCGAGAGCGAACTGTTTGGCCACATGAAAGGAGCTTTTACGGACGCGCGTGCGGACCGCATCGGAAGGTTTGAGCTCGCTAATCATGGCACGTTATTTCTCGATGAGATTGCTAACATCCCCGTGCGGCAGCAGGCCAAGCTGCTTCGCGTTCTGGAGACTGGTGAGATGGAGCGCGTAGGCTCATCGAAGACGCAGCGGATCAATGTGAGGATTATCTCCGCAACCAACGCTGATCTACGTGCGGAGTGCGCTGCAGGAAGGTTTCGCGAGGATTTACTATTTCGGTTGAATACGGTTGAGATTCAGCTGCCTCCGTTACGTGATCGCCGTGAAGATATTCCCGCACTGGCCGCGCACTTTATGGCGCGTCACGCTACGCGGTATCGTCGACAACTTCAGAGATTTGACGCGGCTGCGATGCAACAGATTCTGCAATACAGCTGGCCGGGAAACGTTCGCGAGCTCGACCATACGATTGAAAGGGCGGTCCTGATGGCACGCGGAGAACGAATCGAGGCGGCAGACCTTGGTTTGCACACTCCCCGAAGCGTATCTGGACAGAGTCTTGAGGAGATGAGTCTCGAGACGGTAGAGGCGGTCCTGATTCGCAAAGCACTTGCGCGCGCCAATGGGAATGTCAGTCAGGCGGCTGATGCACTTGGCTTGAGTCGCGGCGCGCTCTATCGTCGTATTGAGAAATATGGCCTCTGA